A genomic window from Lotus japonicus ecotype B-129 chromosome 1, LjGifu_v1.2 includes:
- the LOC130729117 gene encoding serpin-ZX-like translates to MDLRKSKSMRCQTDVALSITKKLFSKQEYQDKNLIFSPFSLHLVLSVMAAGSNGSTLDQLLSFLRSNSTNHLNTFFSQLLSVVLSDSDVVAFVNGMWTDKSFSLTHSFKQLVATHYKSTLDSVDFQTKGEQVRHDVNLWVEKETKGLITELLPSGTADQSTRLIFANALYFKGAWKHEFDASRTFRDKFYLLNGTSVTLPFMRSKEKEQFKYISAFDGFKVLRLSYKQGRDKKRRFSMYIFLPDAKDGLPTLIEKLTSESGFLKGKFPRKKARIGLFRIPKFKLSFELEASHVLKELGVVSPFSSCDADFTKMVEVNSPLDKLYVDSIFHTAFIEVNEKGTTAAAATAMVGALRCRPSIPAGIDFKAEHPFLFLVREDFTGTILFVGQVLNPLDGAAATEEESEKESTDYDFSDYTRFDSDLQSEDEDEGDDDDDKLEAPP, encoded by the exons ATGGATCTccgaaaatcaaaatcaatgagATGCCAAACAGACGTTGCTCTCAGCATCACGAAGAAATTATTCTCAAAACAAGAATATCAGGACAAGAACCTCATCTTTTCACCCTTCTCTCTCCACCTTGTTCTTAGCGTCATGGCTGCTGGTTCCAATGGCTCCACACTCGACCAGCTTCTTTCCTTCCTCCGATCTAACTCCACCAATCATCTCAACACTTTCTTCTCTCAACTTCTCTCCGTTGTGCTCTCCGATTCCGATGTCGTTGCTTTTGTCAATGGAATGTGGACTGATAAGTCGTTTTCCCTTACCCATTCTTTTAAACAACTTGTGGCTACTCATTACAAGTCCACTCTGGATTCAGTTGATTTTCAGACCAAG GGTGAGCAAGTGCGCCATGATGTGAATTTGTGGGTTGAAAAAGAGACCAAGGGCCTCATTACAGAGCTTCTTCCTTCCGGGACAGCAGACCAGTCAACCAGGCTCATCTTTGCAAATGCATTGTACTTCAAGGGGGCGTGGAAACACGAATTTGATGCTTCAAGAACCTTCCGTGATAAATTTTACCTCCTTAATGGCACCTCAGTCACGCTTCCCTTCATGAGAAGCAAGGAGAAGGAGCAGTTTAAGTATATTAGCGCTTTTGATGGTTTCAAAGTCCTCCGTCTTTCTTATAAACAAGGTAGAGATAAAAAGCGCAGATTCTCCATGTACATTTTCCTTCCAGATGCAAAAGATGGATTGCCAACTTTGATTGAAAAGTTGACTTCAGAATCTGGTTTCTTGAAAGGCAAGTTTCCTCGGAAAAAAGCACGAATAGGTCTCTTTAGGATTCCAAAATTTAAGctttcttttgaacttgaagCTTCTCATGTGCTGAAGGAGCTGGGAGTGGTTTCTCCTTTCTCTTCATGTGATGCGGATTTTACAAAAATGGTGGAGGTGAACTCTCCTTTGGATAAATTATACGTGGACAGCATATTTCACACTGCTTTCATTGAGGTGAATGAAAAAGGCACTACAGCTGCAGCGGCCACTGCTATGGTTGGGGCCCTGAGATGTCGGCCTTCGATTCCGGCTGGTATAGACTTCAAAGCTGAGCACCCTTTCCTCTTCTTGGTCAGAGAAGATTTTACTGGAACAATCCTCTTTGTTGGGCAGGTGCTCAATCCTCTTGATGGAGCAGCAGCCACCGAG GAGGAGAGTGAGAAAGAGTCTACTGATTATGATTTTAGTGATTATACTAGATTTGATTCGGATCTTCAAtcggaggatgaagatgaaggtgatgaCGATGATGATAAGCTTGAGGCTCCACCATAG